The following proteins come from a genomic window of Musa acuminata AAA Group cultivar baxijiao chromosome BXJ1-7, Cavendish_Baxijiao_AAA, whole genome shotgun sequence:
- the LOC135679019 gene encoding uncharacterized protein LOC135679019, whose protein sequence is MTRSSGSPVASTTDQLSGIMRTLETMAQVMQQQQQPVQQGSNDGIETSNRTGLGIGQFKKLSPPSFSGESDPMVAERWMMQIEKIFDALSYSDERKVFLATFMLEGEAEHWWRMIKRMSEIKHEPMTWKLFQEKFYDKYFPDCMREQKELEFLNLIQGSMTVTKYESKFTELSRFATHMTDDESRKARRFERGLRPAIRSRMSALKLQTYADTVERALKIERDMEEIQEIIGKNQRDKFTSKSRRVNEYEDSNKRFKTSGFEKRKPWGRTQLCEKCGLNHETSRCFRVTGACFNCGKLGHQIKDCPLNRKREPLSPRPSAHARVYAITEQDSRASKSVVEG, encoded by the coding sequence atgacgagatcatctggttctcctgttgcatctactactgatcaattgagtggtattatgcggactttggagactatggcacaagtgatgcaacaacaacaacaacctgtccaacaaggaagtaatgatggaatagagacatcaaaccggacggggttgggaattggacagtttaagaagcttagtcctcccagtttcagtggtgaatctgatccaatggtggcggaacgatggatgatgcagatagagaaaatatttgatgccttaagttactctgatgaacgaaaggtttttcttgccacctttatgctggaaggagaagctgaacactggtggagaatgattaagaggatgtctgaaattaaacatgagccaatgacatggaagttattccaagaaaagttttacgacaaatattttccagattgcatgagagagcaaaaagaattggagttcttgaatcttatccagggaagtatgacggttacaaagtatgaatctaaatttactgagctctccaggtttgccacacatatgactgatgatgaatctagaaaggcaagaaggtttgaaaggggattacggccggcaataagaagccgaatgtcagctttaaaattacaaacatatgctgatacggtagaaagagccttgaaaattgaaagagacatggaggaaattcaagaaatcattggcaagaaccaaagggacaaatttactagcaaaagcaggagagtaaatgaatacgaagatagtaacaagaggtttaagacatctggatttgagaaaaggaaaccatgggggaggactcagttatgtgaaaaatgcgggttaaatcatgagacaagtcggtgttttcgggtgactggagcatgttttaattgtggaaagctaggtcatcaaataaaagattgcccactgaacaggaaaagagagccactgtctcctagaccctcagcccatgctagagtatacgctatcactgaacaagattctagagcttctaaatcagtggtggaag